In one window of Prevotella sp. E13-17 DNA:
- a CDS encoding ABC transporter substrate-binding protein: MKHSAKHILLSSLACLLVMFCACSGGHRRSAESAAISDSLSNPTYAKGFTVRVMNHGVRLVDVADPQEDEDRMPVDYHFALVPKGTQDVAIPQGYVRVDVPIERTIVMTMLQLSNFIALDGLDVVKGITGTKNLFNKDVRRRVKEGQIVKIGMEGNFDTELILAAHPEVIFISPFKRGGYEAIKETGITLIPHLGYKELHPLGQAEWIKFVAMFTGQEQQADSLFDHIAQNYHRVKVNPNSLADDAIPTVFSGEMHGGNWYAVGGKNSLAQLFRDAGADYVIHDDNTGGVNIEFEQMYATAANADYWRILNSYEGDFSYEALLQAEPRNKLFKAFRDKHVVYCNMKQTPYYEMAPVRPDLVLLDLVHIFHPGLLSDDHQPVFYHLLK, encoded by the coding sequence ATGAAACATTCTGCGAAACATATCTTGTTGAGCAGCCTTGCTTGTCTGCTCGTCATGTTCTGCGCTTGTAGTGGAGGACATCGCCGTTCGGCAGAATCGGCTGCCATCAGCGACTCGCTGTCGAACCCCACCTATGCCAAAGGCTTCACGGTGAGAGTGATGAACCATGGCGTCAGACTCGTTGACGTGGCCGACCCGCAAGAAGACGAGGACCGCATGCCTGTTGACTATCATTTCGCTCTGGTGCCGAAGGGCACTCAAGATGTCGCGATACCTCAGGGCTATGTCAGGGTCGATGTGCCCATCGAGCGCACCATCGTGATGACCATGTTGCAATTGTCCAACTTCATCGCTTTGGATGGCTTGGATGTGGTCAAAGGCATCACCGGCACCAAGAATCTCTTCAACAAGGACGTGCGTCGGCGAGTGAAGGAGGGCCAGATTGTCAAGATTGGCATGGAGGGCAACTTCGACACCGAGCTCATCTTGGCTGCTCACCCCGAGGTGATATTCATCTCGCCATTTAAGCGTGGCGGCTACGAAGCAATCAAGGAGACCGGCATCACGCTGATTCCGCATTTGGGCTACAAGGAGCTGCATCCGCTGGGACAGGCCGAATGGATCAAGTTTGTTGCTATGTTTACCGGACAGGAACAGCAAGCCGATTCGCTGTTTGACCACATAGCCCAAAACTATCATCGTGTGAAAGTCAATCCTAACAGTCTGGCGGATGACGCCATTCCCACCGTGTTCAGTGGCGAGATGCATGGCGGCAACTGGTATGCCGTGGGTGGCAAGAATTCGCTGGCACAGCTCTTCCGCGATGCTGGTGCCGATTATGTCATCCACGACGACAACACCGGTGGCGTCAACATTGAGTTCGAACAGATGTATGCCACCGCTGCCAATGCCGACTATTGGCGCATACTCAACAGTTATGAGGGCGACTTCTCTTACGAGGCGCTCCTGCAGGCGGAGCCCCGCAACAAGCTGTTCAAGGCTTTCCGCGACAAACACGTCGTCTATTGCAACATGAAGCAGACACCTTATTACGAGATGGCCCCCGTTAGGCCCGATCTTGTTCTGCTCGATCTGGTGCATATCTTCCATCCCGGGCTGCTCTCTGACGACCATCAGCCTGTCTTCTATCACTTGCTGAAATGA
- a CDS encoding iron ABC transporter permease, translating into MKKTLLLILVLMLAIVALLVLNLLLGTVRIPFASVWRILLGSEDESEIWRNIIFSSRVPQALTALVAGAGLAVSGLQMQTVFRNPLAGPSVLGISNGASLGVAFVVLLSGSLGGVALSRLGYLGDAAISLAAIIGALLVMGLIVWVASKVKGNVTLLIIGVMIGYLATAIIGVLKFFSAEEDIRAYVVWGLGSFGRVSGGQMLLFVCLMLLLLPLSMLTVKSMNLYMLGNGYARNLGLNVRRTRTFLILSSGTLVAIVTAYCGPIMFIGLAVPHLARAIFRTSDHRILMPASLLTGAALALFCNLVARMPGFEGALPVNSVTALIGAPIVAGVLFRKRKENYE; encoded by the coding sequence ATGAAAAAGACGCTCTTGCTCATTCTCGTGCTGATGCTCGCCATCGTGGCGCTGCTCGTTCTGAACCTTCTGCTCGGAACGGTGCGCATTCCTTTTGCCAGCGTGTGGCGCATCCTGCTGGGCAGCGAGGACGAGTCTGAGATATGGCGCAACATCATCTTCTCTTCGCGTGTACCCCAGGCGCTGACAGCCCTGGTGGCTGGTGCCGGATTGGCGGTCAGTGGCTTGCAGATGCAGACTGTGTTCCGCAATCCGCTGGCTGGTCCTTCGGTGCTTGGCATCTCCAATGGCGCCTCGCTGGGCGTGGCCTTTGTGGTGCTGCTCTCGGGTTCGCTGGGGGGCGTGGCTCTCAGCCGTCTGGGCTATCTGGGCGATGCAGCCATTTCGCTGGCAGCCATCATCGGTGCACTGCTGGTGATGGGGCTCATCGTGTGGGTAGCTTCAAAGGTGAAGGGCAACGTGACGCTGCTCATCATCGGTGTGATGATAGGCTATCTGGCCACCGCCATCATCGGTGTCTTGAAGTTCTTCTCTGCCGAAGAAGACATCCGCGCCTATGTGGTGTGGGGGTTGGGCTCGTTCGGACGTGTGTCGGGGGGGCAGATGTTGCTCTTCGTGTGCCTCATGCTGCTATTGCTACCCCTCAGCATGCTCACGGTGAAGTCCATGAACCTCTATATGTTGGGCAACGGCTATGCCCGCAACCTGGGGTTGAACGTGCGGCGCACCCGTACTTTCCTGATTCTCAGCTCGGGCACACTGGTGGCCATCGTCACCGCCTACTGCGGTCCAATCATGTTCATCGGTCTGGCAGTGCCCCACTTGGCACGTGCCATCTTCCGCACCAGCGACCATCGCATCCTCATGCCAGCCTCGTTGCTGACTGGCGCTGCGCTAGCGCTGTTCTGCAACTTGGTGGCTCGCATGCCTGGTTTCGAAGGTGCCTTGCCTGTCAATTCCGTCACCGCCCTGATTGGCGCTCCCATCGTGGCTGGTGTGTTGTTCCGCAAAAGAAAGGAGAATTATGAGTGA
- a CDS encoding ABC transporter ATP-binding protein, producing the protein MSDISVQLNQLSIGYKQKHQQKLVAQGITATIAEGQLTCLLGANGIGKSTLLRTLAAFQSPLQGEIWLDGKQLDSYTDRQLSRRVGVVLTEKPNIRNMTVGELVGLGRAPYTGFWGRLSAEDRRIVDESLAQVGIQNLTQRMVDTLSDGERQKVMIAKTLAQQTPVIYLDEPTAFLDFPSKVEMMQLLRRLAHQMQKTVFLSTHDFELALQVADTLWLMEPQALHIGTARQLADRGVLSRFVERDGINFDANNLRVKI; encoded by the coding sequence ATGAGTGATATATCTGTTCAGCTCAACCAGCTGTCTATCGGTTACAAGCAGAAACATCAGCAAAAGCTGGTGGCGCAGGGTATCACCGCTACCATCGCTGAGGGACAGCTCACCTGTCTGCTGGGTGCCAACGGCATTGGCAAGTCCACGTTGCTGCGCACGTTGGCAGCCTTCCAATCGCCACTCCAAGGCGAGATATGGCTCGATGGCAAACAACTTGACAGCTACACTGATCGTCAGCTGAGTCGCAGGGTGGGCGTGGTCTTGACCGAGAAGCCCAACATCCGCAATATGACGGTCGGCGAACTGGTTGGCCTGGGGCGTGCACCCTATACGGGCTTCTGGGGACGGCTGAGTGCCGAAGACCGACGTATCGTCGATGAGAGCCTTGCTCAGGTGGGTATTCAGAACCTGACGCAGCGCATGGTCGATACGCTGAGCGATGGCGAACGGCAGAAGGTGATGATTGCCAAGACGCTGGCTCAGCAGACCCCTGTCATCTATCTCGACGAGCCCACGGCCTTTCTCGATTTCCCCAGCAAGGTGGAGATGATGCAACTGCTGCGCCGACTGGCCCACCAGATGCAGAAGACGGTGTTTCTCTCAACCCACGACTTTGAGTTGGCACTGCAGGTAGCCGACACGTTGTGGCTCATGGAACCGCAGGCGCTCCACATCGGCACCGCCCGCCAACTGGCCGACCGTGGTGTGCTGTCACGCTTTGTCGAGCGCGATGGTATCAACTTCGATGCCAATAACCTGCGGGTGAAGATATAA
- the cbiD gene encoding cobalt-precorrin-5B (C(1))-methyltransferase CbiD has protein sequence MILVFGGTTEGRKAAEVLEESGSTFYYSTKTGEQALTLKHGVRIDGAMDGEAMRTFCRHHDIRLVVDAAHPFASQLHKTIGEVARALGIPAVRYERIYPAHDADIEWIDSYDEVPTDICSLLATTGVQTIGKLKPLEAKGIKVYYRILRRASSIALARAQGATDEQLCFYEDGDTIDVKADAILLKESGESGGFSEKVAAARRLGMRIIAIRKPRLPFEDYATGCNGPYGLRRAVERLLPEFFPLHSGLTTGTCATAAVVAACRMMSGERPQEVPVILPDGETIMVAVGYGEDYAYCIKDAGDDPDVTDGIKIEAYPQPLPKGSEASFSVGNWEIVAGEGIGHFTLPGFDYPPGEPAINKGPREMIKKNLEGLTTPLHSGRGRGWVCKLSVPGGAEIARRTFNPRLGIEGGISIIGVSGIVKPFSEEAFISSIRKCMQVAKASESERVVINSGGKSERFVKGLYPTLPSQAFVEYGNFVGETLKAAHELGFKQVTLGVMLGKAVKLAAGHLDTHSKKTVMDKAFVGSMLHEAGIDIDLEHMTLARELWTLVPKQQLQKMADTIIDHCMRHCKPLLPDGELTILLIGEEGEIY, from the coding sequence ATGATACTGGTATTTGGCGGAACAACGGAAGGACGCAAGGCGGCAGAGGTGCTGGAGGAGAGCGGAAGCACATTCTACTACAGCACGAAGACGGGCGAGCAGGCGCTGACGCTCAAACACGGCGTGCGCATTGACGGTGCGATGGACGGCGAGGCGATGCGCACGTTTTGTCGCCATCACGACATACGCCTCGTGGTGGATGCAGCCCACCCCTTTGCCTCGCAACTGCACAAAACCATCGGCGAGGTGGCACGGGCGCTGGGCATCCCCGCAGTGCGCTACGAGCGCATCTATCCGGCTCACGATGCCGACATCGAATGGATAGACAGCTACGACGAAGTGCCTACCGACATCTGTTCGCTGTTGGCCACCACCGGAGTACAGACCATCGGCAAGCTGAAACCGCTGGAGGCTAAGGGCATCAAGGTTTATTACCGCATACTGAGACGTGCCTCATCGATAGCACTGGCCAGGGCGCAGGGCGCCACCGACGAACAGCTGTGCTTCTATGAAGACGGCGACACCATCGACGTGAAGGCCGATGCCATCCTGCTGAAAGAGAGCGGCGAGAGTGGTGGCTTCAGCGAGAAGGTGGCGGCTGCACGCCGACTGGGCATGAGGATTATTGCCATCAGAAAGCCGAGACTACCCTTTGAAGACTATGCCACAGGATGCAATGGTCCCTACGGATTGCGCCGTGCCGTGGAGCGGCTGTTGCCAGAGTTCTTTCCTCTGCACAGTGGACTGACCACTGGCACATGCGCCACGGCGGCAGTGGTGGCTGCCTGCAGGATGATGAGCGGCGAGCGGCCCCAGGAGGTGCCAGTGATACTGCCCGACGGCGAGACCATCATGGTGGCGGTGGGCTATGGCGAGGACTATGCCTACTGCATCAAGGATGCTGGCGACGACCCCGACGTGACGGACGGGATAAAGATAGAAGCCTACCCCCAGCCCCTTCCAAAGGGAAGTGAAGCTTCTTTTTCTGTTGGAAATTGGGAAATAGTGGCGGGGGAAGGCATCGGCCACTTCACACTGCCGGGCTTCGACTATCCTCCTGGTGAGCCAGCTATCAACAAGGGGCCTCGCGAGATGATTAAAAAGAATCTGGAAGGTCTAACCACTCCCCTCCATTCAGGGAGGGGCCGGGGGTGGGTCTGCAAGCTTTCCGTCCCTGGTGGTGCCGAGATAGCCCGAAGGACCTTCAACCCACGACTAGGTATCGAAGGAGGCATCTCGATTATTGGCGTCAGCGGCATCGTGAAGCCATTCTCAGAAGAGGCATTCATCAGCAGCATACGCAAGTGTATGCAGGTGGCAAAGGCCAGTGAATCGGAACGGGTGGTGATCAATAGCGGCGGCAAGAGCGAGCGATTTGTGAAAGGGCTCTATCCCACCCTGCCATCGCAAGCCTTTGTGGAGTATGGCAACTTTGTGGGCGAGACATTGAAGGCAGCCCACGAGTTGGGATTCAAGCAGGTGACGCTGGGCGTGATGCTGGGCAAGGCGGTGAAGCTGGCGGCAGGACATCTGGACACCCACAGCAAGAAAACCGTGATGGACAAGGCCTTCGTCGGCAGCATGTTGCACGAAGCCGGCATAGACATCGACTTAGAGCACATGACCTTGGCACGCGAACTATGGACCCTGGTGCCAAAGCAACAACTACAAAAAATGGCCGATACGATTATCGACCACTGTATGAGACACTGTAAGCCCTTATTGCCCGATGGCGAACTGACCATCCTTTTGATTGGAGAAGAAGGGGAAATTTACTAA
- a CDS encoding DNA/RNA non-specific endonuclease, with the protein MKQRRHKNRRSSYGWIGLVLLLIVIGVAHTPLCSPEADAELTSPTDVGTDQLLIPSVDNGDGAGLVLRRTSYVVSYNAETRCPNWVAWQLTADHADGPLRRMSNFHEDDDCPQPRATLQDYRGSGWSRGHMCPAGDNKWSRQAMYDSFSLVNVCPQNAKLNSGVWNSIETDCRRWARQYGEVYIVCGPVWSRGPRRTIGANAVAVPDAFFKVVLRLSPTPQAFGIVVKNTEGTRKRDLYYNSVDQVERITGIDFFPALPDDVERQVEATVDMTAW; encoded by the coding sequence ATGAAACAGAGAAGACATAAAAACAGACGTAGCAGCTATGGCTGGATTGGTCTGGTGCTGCTCCTCATCGTGATAGGTGTGGCCCATACCCCGCTATGCTCGCCCGAGGCAGACGCTGAGTTGACGTCGCCAACAGACGTCGGCACTGACCAGTTACTGATTCCTTCGGTTGACAACGGGGATGGTGCCGGGTTGGTGCTCAGGCGCACCTCTTATGTGGTGTCGTATAATGCAGAGACCCGCTGTCCCAACTGGGTGGCATGGCAGCTCACTGCCGACCATGCCGACGGCCCCCTGCGGCGCATGAGCAACTTTCACGAGGACGACGACTGTCCGCAGCCTCGTGCCACACTGCAAGACTACCGTGGCAGTGGCTGGTCGCGTGGTCACATGTGTCCTGCCGGCGACAACAAGTGGAGCCGTCAGGCCATGTACGACTCCTTCTCGCTGGTCAACGTCTGTCCGCAGAATGCCAAGCTCAACAGTGGCGTGTGGAACAGTATCGAGACCGACTGCCGTCGCTGGGCCCGCCAGTATGGCGAGGTGTATATCGTTTGTGGTCCTGTGTGGTCTCGTGGGCCTCGTCGCACCATCGGCGCCAATGCCGTTGCCGTGCCCGATGCCTTTTTCAAGGTGGTGCTCCGCCTGTCGCCCACGCCTCAGGCCTTCGGCATCGTGGTGAAGAATACCGAGGGCACCCGCAAGCGCGACCTCTACTACAACAGCGTCGATCAGGTGGAGCGCATCACCGGCATCGACTTCTTCCCCGCCTTGCCCGATGATGTCGAGCGTCAGGTAGAAGCCACCGTCGATATGACAGCATGGTGA